The Streptomyces sp. DG1A-41 genomic sequence GCCACGGAGACCGCCGGTGTGGTCGACGCCATCGCCGTGTCGTCCGACGGCCTGCTGATCGCCGTTTCCCGGCTGCGTGAGCACGCCGACTCCGAGCGGCTCGCCGCGATCGTGTCCGGCCTGACGAGTCTCGCCGCGGGCGCCTCCGGCAACTATGGGCTCGGCGGCCTCAACAAGGTCATCATCGATCTGGAGGGCGGCCATGTGCTGGTGTCGGCCATCGGCTGCGGCGCCGTCCTGGGAGTGGTGACCTCCAAGGAGGCGAAGCTGGGCAACATCGCCTACGAGATGACTCTCTTCGCCAACCGGGCCGGGGCCGCGCTCACCCCCCAGCTGGTGCTGGAGCTGAAGAACAGTGTCGGCGCGGCCCCGGCCGGCTGACCGTCCCCCGCCCGGGGCACGGGTACAGGCACTTCGGAAAGGGATCGTGATGGCAGTCGGCGGACCACCACACGAGGCAGCTGGGCACGCCGGGGGCTCGCCGGACCCGGCCGCCGGCCGCGCCCCCGCGATCCGGCCGTTCCTGCTGACCGCAGGCCGGGTGTCGGGGGGCGGCGCGGCGTTGCCGATCCCGGTCGAGACCCAGGTCGTGTCGACCTCGGCGGGGCTGTCCGTCCTGCACTCGCTCACCTTCGAACATCACGACATCATCGCGGCCTGCCGGCGGCCGCAGTCGGTGGCGGAACTGGCCGCCGGGCTGCGACTGCACCTCAACGTGGTCCGCGTGCTGGCCGAGGACCTGCGTGCCGCAGGGCATCTGGCGGTCCACCGGCCGAACGCCGGGACCGCCCAGGATCTCTCCGTACTGCGAAGGGTTATCGATGGTCTTCGTGCCGTCCCCGACTCACGGGGGACACTCCGTGACACCAGTTGAACAGCCGCCGACGCCGGTCAAACTGGTCATCGCCGGCGGCTTCGGTGTCGGCAAGACCACGACCGTGGGCTCGATCTCCGAGATACGGCCGCTCACCACGGAGGCCGCGATCACCGAGGTCGCGGCAGGAGTGGACGATCTCACGCACACTCCGGGCAAGACCACCACCACGGTCGCCATGGACTTCGGCTGCATCACCATCGACCCGACGCTCAAGCTGTACCTGTTCGGCACCCCGGGCCAGGACCGGTTCGGCTTCATGTGGGACGACCTGGTGGAGGGCGCCCTCGGCGGTCTGGTCATCGTGGACACCCGCCGACTGGACGACTGCTACGCGGCGGTGGACTACTTCGAGCACAAGGACGTGCCCTTCGCGGTCGCCGTCAACGCCTTCGACGGGGAGGTCGAGCACGACCTCGACGAAGTGCGGTGGGCACTGGACATCACCGAGCACGTTCCGCTGCTCGTCTTCGACGCACGGAAGACGGGCTCGGTCCGCGACGCGCTGCTGGTCGTACTGGAAGTCGCCCTGGCCCGGGCCGAAGCTGCAGTGGCACCCTGAAGGTGAACGGCCCCCGGTGGAGTTGGCCGGCGACCACGCACGCCGCGGAGATCACCTGACGGTGATCTCCCCGTCCTCCGCTCCGCACCACCACCGCCGGACTCTCCACCGGCGCCGCACTGCTCGCCGTCCCCGGCGGGCAGGATCCCGGCGGGCCCATCCCGTACCGGGGGGTGCCCGTCGGTTCCACCGGCCCGTCGGAGCGCCCTCGCACGGCAGGGCTCTCAGACCCTTCCCTGACCAAGGCAGCCGTGCAGGCCGTGCGCGCCCTGCTCGCCTCCCGCGCGACGGATCGGGCGGCATAGTTCCTGCGCGCGGGCCGGCCGTCTCTCCTCCTCACCTCCTGACGCGTTTCACGTGATCTGCCGTGAGCGGCAAGTAACGCTGTGGTACGGAAGTTCCGTGACGGATGACGAGACGGGGGCTGTGGTGCGGACCGAGTTCGTCGACCGCGTGGAGCACATGGACGAGCTGCTGCCGAGCTCGGCAGATCAAGTAGAAGATCTCCGGGTGGGCGACGATCCTGTCCGCGCCCACCCTGATCGGCACTGTCTGCGGCATGAACTTCGACCACATGCCGGAGCGGCACTGGGTCCTCGGCTACCCCTTTGCCCTGGCCCTGACGACGCTGGTGTGCGTGGGCCTGTACGGGGCAAGCCCAGACCGCCGTTGCGGGGTGGTCGGCCGGCCCTCACGACAGCGGTTCTGGGATGGGTCAGGCTTCCAGGGCGCCCAGTTGCCGCAGCAGCCCGAGGTCGTCCCAGTTCCACCAGCTCTCGGCGATCTTGCCGCCCTGGCAGCGGAACGTGGCGTGCCCGGTCCCGGCGACGTCCCGGTTGGTGGGCTCCAGCCCCTGGTAGGTGCCGGTGTGCCGGCCCTCGAAAGTGATCCGGCAGGTCACCAGGTCTCCCTCGGCGATCATGCTCTCCACGGTGAGCCGGGGATTGAAGGCGTCCAGGATCTCGCCGTTCTCCCGCTTGGCCTGAGCGAGGTCCACGTCGTAGGAGGAGAGGGCAGGATCGTGTTCTCGGTAGTCGCCGGTGCACAGCTCGTCGGCGAGGTCGAGGTTCCTGGCGTTGATGACCTCGTCGAAGAAGCGGCGGACGACGAGCTTGTTGAGCTGCTCGTCCCGCACGACGTCGAGGTCCGTGAAGGTGGGCGTCTCCTCGCAGGCGGCGACAAGCTCCTCGAAGATGCGGTTGGTCTCGGGGAGGTTGGAGTTTTTCATCGCCTCCTCGTACGACGGGAACTCCACGATCTCGACGACATGGGCGGAGTCCGCCCGGTCCCGCCCGACGATCGAGTGTGTGGCGGTCCGCTTGCCCTGGGTCGACTCAACCCAGCTGTCCATCAGCCGGTTGAGTTGATCGACATTGCTGGTCTTGCAGTCGATGAGCTGGACGAAGGTCATGAGCCCCTCCAGTGCGATGAGCGACGCATGTCAACCAATAGGGATATTTCAGGCTATACCCGACTTCTTGCCCGTGCCTCTTCTTCTGGTCAGTAAGCCACCGCCGGGCGGACAGCGCGGCGGGCGCCACTCCGGCTTCCCGCAATCGCCGGTCAGTCGGTCAACGGGTAGTCGGTCAACGGGTAGTCGGCTCGCTCGTGTTACGCCCGAACAGAGCGAGGCCTCGCGTCGGTGGAGCGGCCGGCCCTTTCGCTCGGATCACGCTTCGCCGCGTCGTACTCCTGGCGGGCCTTCTGGATCGCCGCCAGCCGCTGCTCCGTCCACAGTGCGAGGCCACGGATCTGTTCAGCGGCCTCCCGGCCCAGTTCCGTGAGGGAGTAATCCACGCGGGGCGGGATCACGGGTTTGGCGTCGCGGTGGACCAGGCCGTCGCGCTCCAAGGTCTGGAGGGTCTGGGTCAGCATCTTCTCGCTGACTCTTCCGATCTCCCTGCGTAGCTCGCTGAAGCGGTACGAGCGGTCCAGCAGCGCGATCAGCGCCAGGGTGCCCCAGCGGCTGGTGACGTGCTCCATGGTCACGCGCTGCGGGCACACCCCGTCACCCTCGGCCATCCGCACACGGTCCACGTACGTCGTGTCACTTACTTCCATGCCCGTACCTTACGTCAAAGCCGGTACTTCCGAAGAGTTAGTGCCCTTCCTATGGTTAGTGAAAGAAGAGATCAGAGTTAACAGAGCGGAAGATTTCAGCCCATGAGCATCGTCGTCACCGGCGCGACCGGAAACCTCGGCCGTCTCGTCATCGGGGGCCTGCTGGAGAAGGTTCCCTCCGACCAGATCACCGCCGTCGTCCACAGCGAGCAGAGGGCCGCCGACCTGGCGGCACGGGGTGTGAGGATCGCGGTCGCCGACTACAACGCCCCCGAGACCGTCGACGGCGTTCTCTCCGCCGGCGACAAGGTGCTGCTGATCTCCAGCAGTGAGTTCCACAGGGACCGCCTAGGCCAGCACAAGGTGGTCATCGACGCGGCCAAGGCCGCCGGGGTCGCCCTCCTCGCCTACACCAGCGCCGCCGGCAGTCTGACCGCCGCCCTCGCCGACGATGCCCGGGCGACGGAGGCGGTGATCCTCGACTCCGGACTGCCCTACGTGCTGCTGCGCAACGGCTGGTACAACGAGAACTACACCGAGCAGCTGGCCCCCGTGCTGCAGTCCAACACCGTCACCCAGGCCGCCGGCCAGGGCCGTGTCGCCTCCGCCTCCCGCGCCGACTACGCCGCTGCCGCCGTCGCCGTGCTGACCGGTGAGGGCCACGAGAACACGACGTACGAGCTGAACGGCGACACCGCCTGGAGCTTCGCGGAGTACGCGGCCGAGCTGAGCCGGCAGAGCGGCAGGGAGATTGCCTACAACCCGGTCTCCGTCGAGACCTATGTCGGCATCCTGACCGGGCACGCCGGACTGCCCGAGCCCCTCGCTGCGATCCTCGGCGGCGTGGAGGCGTCCATCGAAAAGGGCGAGATGGCCGCCGCCGGCGGCGAGTTGTCCCGGCTGACAGGCCGCCCGACCACGCCGATCGCCGACTCGATCGCCGCCGCGCTGAAGGGCTGAGATACGAGTCCGCGCTGCTGGAGCTAATCGGCGACGTACTCGCACTGTCCGAGGACGCGTTGTGGGCGGTGGACATCAA encodes the following:
- a CDS encoding roadblock/LC7 domain-containing protein, whose product is MTTSTADNSSERPEPTDLRAAAADFTWLLDRFATETAGVVDAIAVSSDGLLIAVSRLREHADSERLAAIVSGLTSLAAGASGNYGLGGLNKVIIDLEGGHVLVSAIGCGAVLGVVTSKEAKLGNIAYEMTLFANRAGAALTPQLVLELKNSVGAAPAG
- a CDS encoding DUF742 domain-containing protein, with amino-acid sequence MAVGGPPHEAAGHAGGSPDPAAGRAPAIRPFLLTAGRVSGGGAALPIPVETQVVSTSAGLSVLHSLTFEHHDIIAACRRPQSVAELAAGLRLHLNVVRVLAEDLRAAGHLAVHRPNAGTAQDLSVLRRVIDGLRAVPDSRGTLRDTS
- a CDS encoding ATP/GTP-binding protein: MVFVPSPTHGGHSVTPVEQPPTPVKLVIAGGFGVGKTTTVGSISEIRPLTTEAAITEVAAGVDDLTHTPGKTTTTVAMDFGCITIDPTLKLYLFGTPGQDRFGFMWDDLVEGALGGLVIVDTRRLDDCYAAVDYFEHKDVPFAVAVNAFDGEVEHDLDEVRWALDITEHVPLLVFDARKTGSVRDALLVVLEVALARAEAAVAP
- a CDS encoding ester cyclase, producing MTFVQLIDCKTSNVDQLNRLMDSWVESTQGKRTATHSIVGRDRADSAHVVEIVEFPSYEEAMKNSNLPETNRIFEELVAACEETPTFTDLDVVRDEQLNKLVVRRFFDEVINARNLDLADELCTGDYREHDPALSSYDVDLAQAKRENGEILDAFNPRLTVESMIAEGDLVTCRITFEGRHTGTYQGLEPTNRDVAGTGHATFRCQGGKIAESWWNWDDLGLLRQLGALEA
- a CDS encoding helix-turn-helix domain-containing protein; this encodes MEVSDTTYVDRVRMAEGDGVCPQRVTMEHVTSRWGTLALIALLDRSYRFSELRREIGRVSEKMLTQTLQTLERDGLVHRDAKPVIPPRVDYSLTELGREAAEQIRGLALWTEQRLAAIQKARQEYDAAKRDPSERAGRSTDARPRSVRA
- a CDS encoding NAD(P)H-binding protein: MSIVVTGATGNLGRLVIGGLLEKVPSDQITAVVHSEQRAADLAARGVRIAVADYNAPETVDGVLSAGDKVLLISSSEFHRDRLGQHKVVIDAAKAAGVALLAYTSAAGSLTAALADDARATEAVILDSGLPYVLLRNGWYNENYTEQLAPVLQSNTVTQAAGQGRVASASRADYAAAAVAVLTGEGHENTTYELNGDTAWSFAEYAAELSRQSGREIAYNPVSVETYVGILTGHAGLPEPLAAILGGVEASIEKGEMAAAGGELSRLTGRPTTPIADSIAAALKG